One genomic segment of Catalinimonas alkaloidigena includes these proteins:
- a CDS encoding malate synthase has translation MMTNNNLNIRDNLKEAYSDVYTAEALSALASMAHFNSDIKAVMASRIQRRTERQQAKKRISFLEPDSLIPRTQIKVQDAREGKFEGAAIPQDLQRQWIQGTGPAAKPNAPVESSIRNVAYALLSGADGWMFDGEDALGQTQTMSLDNQRNLKLAISKDPLFLKVAGQVATEMNRWAQGFFGRDIVKDWEEQLNFTTKIFRARGLHLDDRHIRDADGNALAASIVDLTLYVVNNHAALQKAGSSIVLYLPKIQTAEEAAVWNAMMDALEEHISLAKGTIKVYVLVEQLEATYQLMEIRAALGKHFVGYNTGRWDYINSVADAMAWDQSFINPDIEAIGMTYGYMRNYEDRVRRAVNTPDLTGNFALWQGGMEPNIPVGSEEGVSASMKKALAGAEREQGEGASGKWVAHWKMVHIIRPVWEKVDEANQLGRKFPPLNYSQQAADGLIQLEPAPTTIRGARNLISVALQYGNAFGQGMQAAALKPADFFGNDDVLYLMEDMATGEIRVSILWEWIHKGAELTEDDPETGTKAGDTFSRPLFEKLLEEEYQKLLNARDKDVYDSSKTTTLPISKEIVEVYTLSEIKLPWFIDLLNINLNNQDLDVAKQRIRQYKDAFEKDGTRITENLDFMLPEK, from the coding sequence ATGATGACTAACAACAACCTAAACATTCGGGACAACCTTAAGGAAGCGTATAGTGATGTGTATACGGCCGAGGCACTTTCTGCCCTTGCCTCCATGGCTCACTTTAACAGTGACATCAAAGCAGTAATGGCTTCCCGAATCCAGAGAAGAACAGAACGCCAGCAAGCGAAAAAAAGGATTAGTTTCTTAGAGCCGGATAGTTTGATTCCCCGTACCCAGATCAAAGTGCAGGATGCCCGTGAGGGTAAGTTTGAAGGGGCTGCTATTCCTCAGGACCTGCAAAGGCAGTGGATACAGGGTACCGGTCCGGCAGCAAAACCCAATGCTCCTGTAGAGAGCAGCATCCGTAATGTAGCTTATGCACTGCTCTCCGGAGCCGACGGCTGGATGTTTGATGGAGAAGATGCTCTGGGACAAACCCAAACCATGTCGCTGGACAATCAACGGAATTTGAAGCTCGCCATCAGCAAAGACCCGCTGTTCCTGAAAGTTGCTGGGCAGGTAGCCACAGAAATGAACCGCTGGGCACAGGGTTTCTTCGGCAGAGACATAGTCAAGGATTGGGAAGAGCAACTCAATTTTACCACCAAAATATTCCGCGCCCGTGGCCTGCACCTGGATGACCGCCACATCAGAGATGCCGATGGTAATGCACTGGCAGCCTCTATTGTAGACTTGACTTTATATGTGGTGAACAACCATGCCGCACTACAGAAAGCGGGTTCATCTATTGTGTTATACTTACCCAAAATTCAGACTGCCGAAGAAGCTGCTGTGTGGAATGCGATGATGGATGCACTGGAAGAGCATATCAGTTTAGCAAAAGGAACCATCAAAGTGTATGTGCTGGTAGAGCAGTTAGAAGCCACTTATCAGCTCATGGAAATCAGAGCCGCCCTGGGAAAGCATTTTGTAGGATACAACACCGGGCGCTGGGATTACATCAACAGCGTTGCCGATGCTATGGCCTGGGATCAAAGTTTCATCAATCCTGACATAGAAGCCATTGGCATGACATATGGCTATATGCGCAATTATGAAGACCGCGTACGCCGGGCTGTCAATACGCCGGATCTAACTGGAAACTTTGCCCTATGGCAGGGAGGCATGGAACCTAATATTCCGGTAGGCTCGGAAGAAGGCGTATCGGCCAGCATGAAAAAAGCTCTGGCAGGGGCAGAACGCGAACAAGGGGAAGGTGCCAGCGGTAAATGGGTAGCCCACTGGAAAATGGTACACATCATCAGGCCGGTATGGGAAAAAGTAGATGAAGCAAATCAGTTGGGCAGAAAATTTCCTCCTCTTAATTACAGCCAGCAGGCGGCAGATGGGCTAATTCAACTGGAACCCGCGCCTACTACCATCCGTGGAGCGCGTAACCTGATCAGTGTGGCTTTGCAATATGGCAATGCCTTTGGTCAAGGCATGCAGGCAGCAGCTTTGAAGCCGGCAGATTTTTTTGGCAATGATGACGTATTGTACCTGATGGAAGACATGGCTACCGGGGAAATCAGGGTGAGCATCCTCTGGGAGTGGATACACAAAGGGGCTGAGCTTACTGAAGATGACCCGGAGACCGGTACCAAAGCAGGAGACACATTCAGCAGACCCTTATTTGAGAAGCTGCTGGAGGAAGAATACCAAAAACTGCTGAATGCCCGGGATAAAGATGTATACGACTCTTCCAAAACGACTACGCTCCCCATTTCAAAAGAAATCGTGGAAGTATACACGCTCAGCGAAATAAAATTGCCCTGGTTCATTGACCTGCTGAACATCAATCTCAACAATCAGGATTTGGATGTGGCAAAGCAGAGAATCAGACAGTACAAGGATGCTTTCGAAAAAGATGGCACCCGTATTACGGAAAACCTTGACTTTATGCTGCCTGAGAAGTAG
- a CDS encoding BlaI/MecI/CopY family transcriptional regulator, which yields MTELTKAEEKIMKILWDIEQGFIKDIQEQYPDPKPPYNSISTIVRVLVQKNIVDYHVYGNSHQYYPLISKEEYRKGQLSRLVSDYYNNSLKQVVNFFSESKKLDEKELDEVMKMLEKLKSQKNE from the coding sequence ATGACTGAACTGACTAAGGCAGAGGAGAAAATCATGAAGATTCTCTGGGATATTGAACAAGGATTTATCAAGGATATACAAGAACAATATCCCGACCCTAAACCTCCTTATAACTCAATCTCTACCATCGTAAGGGTACTGGTGCAGAAGAATATTGTAGACTATCATGTATACGGTAATTCTCATCAATATTATCCACTGATCTCTAAGGAGGAGTACCGCAAAGGGCAGTTATCCCGATTAGTTTCAGATTATTACAATAACTCGCTGAAACAGGTGGTTAACTTTTTTTCGGAAAGCAAAAAGCTGGATGAAAAAGAACTGGATGAAGTAATGAAGATGCTGGAAAAGCTTAAGTCACAGAAAAATGAGTAG
- a CDS encoding Gfo/Idh/MocA family protein produces MINRRKFLGQSLAGMSGLALSTSAFSNIIIPAQNRKLGVALVGLGYYSTDLLAPALQQTEHCELRGIVTGTPAKAERWKAQYNLPDKNIYNYETMDEVANNPDIDVIYIVLPPSMHAEYSIKAAEAGKHVWCEKPMAMTEEECQNMIDACNKNKTKLSIGYRVQHEPNTQQIIQFTKNKTYGKVEDVSAAAGYREGRTDHWKQKKAMGGGAMYDMGVYPLNAARYSTQMEPIAVTARASTTRPEIYHEVEETMEFDLEFPGGVTADCITSFGKSMNSLMVNCSKGWYKLEPFQAYNGIQGETSDGKKLNEKLPNMQQAKQMDDDALAILNNKPVLVPGEEGLKDIRVVEAIYRSVEQNDKVAIS; encoded by the coding sequence ATGATCAACCGCAGGAAATTTTTAGGACAAAGTTTAGCCGGAATGTCAGGGCTGGCGCTCAGCACTTCCGCTTTTTCAAACATCATCATTCCCGCTCAAAACAGAAAATTAGGCGTAGCCCTGGTGGGGCTGGGCTATTACAGTACTGATTTGCTAGCGCCAGCATTGCAGCAGACTGAGCACTGCGAACTGAGAGGCATTGTAACCGGTACACCCGCCAAAGCAGAGCGATGGAAAGCCCAATACAACCTTCCTGATAAGAATATCTACAATTACGAAACCATGGATGAGGTAGCCAACAATCCGGATATAGATGTGATCTACATCGTGCTGCCTCCCTCCATGCATGCCGAATACAGCATCAAAGCAGCGGAAGCGGGTAAGCATGTCTGGTGCGAAAAGCCCATGGCTATGACGGAAGAAGAATGCCAGAATATGATAGATGCCTGCAATAAAAATAAAACCAAGCTCAGTATTGGTTATCGTGTGCAACATGAACCTAATACGCAGCAGATTATTCAGTTTACCAAAAATAAAACTTACGGAAAGGTAGAAGATGTGAGCGCCGCTGCCGGGTACCGTGAAGGCAGAACCGACCACTGGAAGCAGAAGAAAGCCATGGGTGGTGGAGCCATGTACGATATGGGCGTGTACCCTCTGAATGCAGCTCGTTATTCTACGCAAATGGAACCCATTGCCGTAACTGCCCGCGCTTCTACTACCCGCCCTGAGATTTACCACGAAGTGGAGGAGACCATGGAGTTCGACCTGGAGTTTCCCGGGGGTGTCACGGCGGATTGTATCACCAGTTTTGGCAAAAGCATGAATAGCCTGATGGTCAACTGCAGCAAAGGCTGGTACAAGCTGGAGCCTTTTCAGGCCTATAATGGGATACAGGGTGAAACCAGTGATGGTAAGAAACTAAATGAAAAGCTGCCCAATATGCAGCAGGCCAAGCAGATGGACGATGACGCCCTGGCGATCCTCAACAACAAGCCCGTACTCGTTCCCGGCGAAGAAGGCTTGAAAGATATTCGAGTCGTAGAAGCTATTTATAGATCGGTAGAACAGAATGATAAGGTAGCAATTTCTTAA
- a CDS encoding L-lactate permease, with the protein MSLSLLSFLALLPIMVVAVLLVGFRLSARTSMPLGFLLTAVVAYLAWDFPLTSILASTIQGLFITFDILYIIFGAILLLTLLNYSGAIRVIRQGFAGVSEDRRVQVVIIVWLFGAFIEGAAGFGTPAAITAPLLVAMGFPSMAAVMLGMMVQSTPVTFGAVGTPILVGVRGGLEGAYVEGQLQAASLSFLDYIQLVTTHAAVLHAITGTLIPLFMICMMTRFFGAKKSWKEGLALFPFALFGGLSFTIPYVLTGIFLGPEFPSLLGSLVGMLIVVTAAKRGFLLPKESWDFPERKSWPSLWMGTLDIQLDDEKKQASLSLITAWAPYLFVAGLLVLSRLPQLPFKNLLTSVAISYEEILGTAISASSTPLYLPGTILLVVGLITLFLHHMKLPDVRAALSESGRMVLGAGFVLIFTVPMVRIYINSGINPLDIPGMPIVMAEWVASHVGQVYPLFAPSIGALGAFIAGSNTVSNLMFSFFQFGVAERLAMPTTLIVAMQAVGAAAGNMIAIHNVVAASATVGYLGKEGLILRKTIIPTLYYVVVVGLLGLIFLSFVRGMQTL; encoded by the coding sequence ATGTCACTTTCTTTATTATCCTTTCTTGCCCTTTTGCCCATCATGGTGGTAGCTGTCCTCCTGGTAGGGTTTCGTCTTTCCGCCAGAACCAGCATGCCGCTGGGCTTTTTGCTCACGGCTGTAGTGGCATACCTGGCATGGGACTTTCCCCTCACCAGCATTTTAGCTTCCACCATTCAGGGGCTTTTCATCACCTTTGACATTCTTTACATCATATTTGGTGCTATTTTATTGCTTACCCTGCTCAACTATTCCGGAGCGATCAGGGTAATACGGCAGGGCTTCGCCGGTGTCAGCGAGGATCGGCGCGTGCAGGTGGTGATCATCGTCTGGCTGTTTGGCGCTTTTATTGAAGGGGCGGCAGGTTTTGGCACTCCGGCAGCGATTACCGCACCTTTGCTGGTGGCTATGGGTTTTCCTTCTATGGCTGCCGTGATGTTAGGGATGATGGTACAGAGTACTCCGGTGACCTTTGGAGCCGTGGGTACGCCCATATTGGTAGGTGTAAGAGGTGGATTGGAAGGAGCTTATGTGGAAGGTCAACTTCAGGCGGCAAGTCTTAGCTTTTTAGATTATATTCAGTTAGTCACTACCCACGCAGCGGTTTTACACGCTATCACCGGTACGCTGATCCCTTTATTTATGATCTGCATGATGACGCGCTTTTTCGGCGCAAAGAAAAGCTGGAAGGAAGGGCTTGCCCTATTTCCCTTCGCACTGTTTGGAGGATTATCCTTCACAATTCCTTATGTGCTGACCGGAATTTTCCTGGGGCCGGAGTTTCCATCTCTGTTAGGATCCTTAGTGGGAATGCTGATCGTGGTGACCGCTGCCAAAAGAGGCTTTCTGCTGCCCAAAGAAAGCTGGGACTTCCCGGAGAGAAAAAGCTGGCCCAGCTTATGGATGGGCACCCTGGATATCCAGCTGGACGATGAAAAGAAGCAAGCTTCATTATCACTGATCACCGCCTGGGCACCTTACCTCTTTGTAGCCGGGCTGCTGGTCTTAAGTCGCCTTCCTCAGTTACCTTTTAAAAACCTCCTGACCAGCGTAGCCATCAGCTATGAAGAAATTCTGGGCACCGCCATTTCGGCCAGCAGTACGCCTCTGTATTTGCCGGGGACTATCCTTTTGGTGGTAGGGTTAATTACCCTCTTCCTGCACCACATGAAACTGCCGGACGTCAGAGCTGCTTTATCAGAAAGTGGCAGAATGGTGCTGGGGGCGGGATTTGTATTGATTTTCACCGTGCCCATGGTGCGTATCTATATAAATTCCGGTATCAATCCGCTGGATATCCCGGGTATGCCTATCGTGATGGCAGAATGGGTAGCCTCTCATGTAGGACAGGTATATCCTTTGTTTGCGCCTTCCATCGGTGCCTTGGGAGCTTTTATCGCAGGGAGCAATACCGTAAGCAATCTTATGTTCAGCTTCTTCCAGTTTGGCGTAGCAGAGAGGTTAGCCATGCCTACCACCCTCATCGTCGCAATGCAGGCAGTAGGCGCGGCAGCAGGAAATATGATTGCCATACACAATGTAGTAGCAGCTTCTGCTACAGTAGGTTATTTGGGCAAGGAAGGGCTTATACTTCGGAAAACCATTATTCCCACCTTGTATTATGTGGTTGTCGTTGGACTTCTGGGACTGATTTTCTTAAGTTTTGTTAGAGGTATGCAAACCCTTTGA
- a CDS encoding nucleoside hydrolase-like domain-containing protein yields MSIKYVKLLSCVCFISTLLIPYYSTAQDESKPRVLISTDIGGTDPDDFQSMIHLLMYADLFQIEGLVSSPFGKGRKKDILDMIDLYKKDFGQLKAHSASFPEPDALSAVCKQGAIHSAPYKGYATATEGSEWMIKSARKSSDHPLWVLVWGGLEDIAQALHDAPDIKENIRVYWIGGPNKKWSVNAYAYIAEHHPDLWMIEANATYRGWFMDEASPQNISGEAYYDNYIQGRGAMGKAFKSYYDGRIKMGDTPSLAYLMHGNPDDPTTESWGGSFTRIEHSSRAVFEGNSSTEDTVAAYAVLEWRFKGPEKNIPQDSVCFMMEIWDQVWPGYYLGNGIYGIRYSPKRPEKGTYLIASNIPELDSQHGQYVSINPWPGTPDQDDYHLGDHWYSDRQEPNLFIEDQQGAKTIARYREAYLLDWAKRWKWLKSDI; encoded by the coding sequence ATGTCTATTAAATATGTAAAATTGCTGAGTTGTGTCTGTTTTATCAGTACACTCTTGATTCCATATTATAGTACTGCGCAAGATGAGTCTAAACCAAGAGTATTGATTAGTACTGACATAGGAGGAACCGATCCTGATGATTTTCAATCTATGATCCACCTGCTCATGTATGCGGATCTTTTCCAGATAGAGGGCTTGGTATCTTCGCCTTTTGGGAAGGGACGCAAAAAGGATATACTGGATATGATTGACCTCTACAAAAAAGACTTTGGCCAGTTGAAGGCACATTCAGCCAGTTTTCCTGAACCGGATGCATTAAGCGCTGTCTGTAAGCAGGGAGCAATACACTCAGCCCCATATAAAGGTTATGCTACCGCTACTGAAGGCTCCGAATGGATGATAAAAAGCGCACGGAAGTCAAGCGACCATCCGCTTTGGGTTTTGGTCTGGGGTGGGCTGGAAGATATAGCTCAGGCTCTGCATGATGCCCCGGATATCAAAGAAAACATCAGGGTATACTGGATAGGAGGGCCTAACAAAAAATGGAGCGTCAATGCCTACGCATATATTGCTGAGCATCATCCCGATCTCTGGATGATAGAGGCTAACGCTACTTACCGAGGATGGTTCATGGACGAAGCCTCTCCCCAGAATATCAGTGGAGAAGCGTATTACGACAATTATATACAGGGGCGGGGCGCTATGGGCAAAGCATTTAAAAGTTATTATGATGGAAGGATTAAGATGGGTGATACCCCCTCACTTGCTTACCTGATGCATGGCAATCCTGATGATCCTACAACTGAAAGCTGGGGTGGAAGTTTCACGCGCATTGAGCATAGCTCACGCGCTGTGTTTGAGGGTAATAGCAGCACAGAGGATACTGTAGCAGCTTATGCAGTATTGGAATGGAGATTTAAGGGACCCGAAAAAAATATACCTCAAGACTCAGTTTGTTTCATGATGGAAATATGGGATCAGGTTTGGCCGGGATATTATCTTGGCAATGGCATCTACGGGATACGCTACTCGCCGAAAAGACCAGAAAAGGGCACCTACCTAATAGCAAGTAATATTCCTGAACTAGATAGCCAGCATGGGCAGTATGTAAGTATCAATCCCTGGCCAGGCACACCCGATCAGGATGATTATCATCTGGGAGACCATTGGTACAGCGACAGACAAGAACCAAATCTGTTCATTGAAGATCAGCAAGGAGCAAAAACTATAGCCAGGTATCGTGAAGCGTATCTGTTAGACTGGGCAAAAAGATGGAAATGGCTTAAATCTGATATCTAA
- a CDS encoding DUF1593 domain-containing protein — MKNTTYLKLCLTIILLLGCVKLLAQPASEKPRVIVLTDIENEPDDAMSLVRFLTYANQWEAEGLIATTSVHQQNEIATWRIHEILEAYGKVRDNLEKHEQGYPPADYLMSIVREGRADYGMNAVGKGMDSPGSDLIIQAVDQEDTRPVWVQIWGGPNCLAQALWKVRETRSPKALEKFVSKIRVYTISDQDDSGPWIRKNFPELFYIASPGFHSLGGYHHATWTGISGDRFHGRFAGGNFEIVSNPWLDEHIRSKGPLGSEYPEVEYLMEGDSPSFMYLINNGLGDPEHPDWGSWGGRYEFYQPRTEKWFLEAETRPLWNNAQDEVFGADSSWHTNNKATIWRWREAYQNDFAARMDWTIKSYEEANHPPVPKLNHEQQMTAKVGDQVDLSAVGSTDPDGDSLSFKWFYYDEPGTFAISSGRTAPTLKIENSDKKDASFVIPKSSRLGTMHIILAVTDDGEPALTRYKRVIINVTEDK; from the coding sequence ATGAAAAATACAACCTACCTAAAACTATGTCTGACGATAATATTGCTTCTCGGGTGTGTCAAACTATTAGCACAGCCGGCATCTGAGAAGCCAAGAGTGATTGTGCTCACTGACATTGAGAATGAACCTGATGATGCCATGTCTTTGGTTAGGTTTCTTACTTATGCCAACCAATGGGAGGCGGAAGGCTTGATTGCAACCACCTCAGTACATCAGCAAAACGAAATAGCCACCTGGCGAATTCACGAAATTCTGGAAGCTTATGGTAAAGTAAGAGATAATCTTGAAAAACATGAGCAAGGGTATCCTCCTGCTGACTATTTAATGTCAATTGTCAGAGAAGGACGTGCTGATTATGGAATGAATGCCGTGGGCAAAGGAATGGATTCACCTGGCTCTGACTTAATTATACAAGCAGTAGACCAGGAGGATACGCGCCCGGTCTGGGTACAGATATGGGGCGGGCCGAATTGTCTTGCCCAGGCCTTATGGAAAGTGCGAGAGACACGCTCTCCGAAAGCATTAGAAAAATTTGTATCTAAAATCAGAGTGTATACGATCTCTGATCAGGATGATAGCGGGCCCTGGATAAGAAAAAATTTCCCTGAGCTTTTCTATATCGCCAGCCCCGGCTTCCACTCCTTAGGAGGCTATCACCATGCCACCTGGACGGGTATTAGTGGTGATCGTTTTCATGGGAGATTTGCCGGTGGAAATTTTGAAATAGTTTCCAATCCATGGCTGGATGAACATATCCGGAGCAAGGGGCCATTGGGTTCAGAATATCCGGAGGTAGAGTATTTGATGGAAGGTGATTCACCCAGTTTTATGTATCTCATCAACAACGGACTGGGAGACCCAGAGCATCCGGATTGGGGAAGCTGGGGAGGACGTTATGAGTTTTACCAGCCCCGCACAGAAAAGTGGTTCCTTGAAGCTGAAACACGCCCTCTTTGGAATAATGCACAAGATGAAGTGTTTGGCGCTGACAGTAGTTGGCATACTAATAACAAAGCTACTATCTGGCGATGGAGAGAAGCGTATCAGAATGATTTTGCTGCCAGAATGGATTGGACAATTAAATCTTATGAAGAAGCCAACCATCCTCCAGTACCTAAGCTCAATCATGAGCAGCAAATGACAGCAAAAGTTGGCGATCAGGTTGATTTAAGCGCTGTAGGTTCTACCGATCCTGATGGAGATTCCCTCTCGTTCAAATGGTTCTACTACGATGAGCCTGGAACTTTTGCAATATCTTCAGGCAGAACGGCCCCCACTCTGAAAATAGAGAATTCAGATAAGAAAGATGCATCTTTTGTCATTCCTAAAAGCTCAAGGCTGGGTACAATGCATATTATTCTGGCCGTTACTGATGATGGAGAGCCGGCACTCACCCGTTACAAAAGAGTGATTATTAATGTTACAGAAGATAAATAA
- a CDS encoding FAD-binding and (Fe-S)-binding domain-containing protein, producing MDGKQAVLSQLKACIKGDILDDDYSLGMYATDASIYQIKPLLIILPKDESDVKKAVEIAAKHKIKLLPRGGGTSLAGQTVGEALVLDFSKYMNKILEINTEEKWVKVQPGMVRDELNEVLSAYNLHFAPDPATSSRANVGGMVGNNSSGTKSILFGKTVDHVLAARVLLADGTELYLHELSSEAYAEKAQQNDREGQIYRGFRETIQQQEAEIKARFPKVMRRVGGYNLDEFVYTDRWNLAKLISGSEGTLAISLELKLNLEPLPKYKSVAVVHFSELPEAIQAVQPMLPFQPSAIEILDETVLKLSKENLMTQQHCHFIEKEPAAILIVEFFGETYEDVMQRPQAMIEVLKSKKIGYAYPLFPEGKEYDDVWIVRKKGLGLMLGIKGEKKPLPFIEDAGIPVAVLPEYIDKVLKICEKHHTQVAMYAHASVGVIHVRPILDLRQEQDIENLKNIANETFELVVSYGGSWSGEHGDGLVRSAFNEHFFGEQLYQAFREIKKLFDPENVMNPGKIVEAQTIEHNLRYGTKYADQPVKTEFQYRFENSFREAVHMCTGVGECRKMLGGTMCPSFKATRDEEHSTRGRANAMRLAMSGQLDQEGLGSKRLHQVLDLCLSCKACKSECPSNVDMAKMKSDVTQIYYDEHGISLRDRLIRDSSKAAALLSGTLSKGVNTIQQSAVFRSAMQSLAGFDKRRSLPKYAQEPFYKWFEKNNHKDKRSSSKKVVLFADTYLNFHEPQIGISALELLNSCGYEVILANVGCCQRPKISHGFLRDAKKEGAETVKKLKPYLDQGLNIVVCEPSCASALNDDLPDLLEDEALAKQLKTQVMMIDVFLAKEIASGNLKVNFEAVAGDMLIHGHCHQKALYSTKAMKSICEHTGQKVGEIPSGCCGMAGSFGYEKEHYDISEKIGESILFPAVRAMEEGSTLVANGFSCRHQIEHFTGVKPKHWVEVIRAVSPSEEAENSES from the coding sequence ATGGATGGCAAACAAGCGGTGTTGTCACAGTTAAAAGCGTGCATCAAAGGGGATATTCTGGACGATGATTATTCTCTAGGCATGTACGCTACCGATGCCAGTATTTATCAGATCAAGCCCCTGCTCATCATCTTACCCAAAGATGAATCCGATGTTAAAAAGGCAGTAGAAATTGCGGCAAAACATAAAATTAAGTTGCTGCCCAGAGGTGGTGGAACCAGCCTGGCCGGACAGACCGTAGGCGAAGCGCTGGTGCTGGACTTCTCCAAGTATATGAACAAAATTCTGGAGATCAATACCGAGGAAAAATGGGTGAAGGTGCAGCCGGGTATGGTCAGGGATGAGCTCAATGAGGTGCTTTCAGCCTATAACTTGCACTTCGCTCCCGATCCGGCTACTTCCAGCCGGGCCAATGTGGGGGGAATGGTGGGCAATAATTCTTCCGGTACCAAAAGCATTCTCTTCGGCAAAACGGTGGACCATGTCCTTGCTGCCAGAGTCTTGCTCGCTGATGGCACCGAGCTGTATCTGCATGAGCTAAGTTCTGAAGCCTATGCGGAGAAGGCACAGCAAAATGACAGGGAAGGGCAGATTTATCGTGGCTTCCGGGAAACCATTCAACAGCAGGAGGCTGAAATCAAAGCGCGCTTCCCCAAAGTGATGCGCAGGGTTGGGGGCTATAACCTGGATGAATTTGTATACACTGACCGTTGGAATTTAGCCAAACTCATTAGCGGTAGCGAAGGTACACTGGCGATTTCCCTGGAGCTTAAACTCAATTTGGAGCCCCTTCCCAAATACAAATCAGTGGCCGTAGTGCATTTTTCAGAATTACCGGAAGCCATACAGGCGGTACAGCCCATGCTTCCCTTCCAGCCTTCGGCGATTGAGATTTTAGATGAGACCGTGCTGAAGCTGAGCAAAGAAAACCTTATGACCCAGCAGCATTGCCATTTCATTGAAAAAGAGCCTGCCGCCATCCTGATTGTAGAGTTTTTCGGAGAAACCTATGAAGATGTGATGCAGCGCCCTCAGGCGATGATTGAAGTGTTGAAAAGCAAGAAAATAGGTTATGCTTACCCGCTTTTCCCGGAAGGTAAAGAGTATGATGATGTGTGGATTGTACGAAAAAAAGGGCTGGGATTGATGCTGGGGATCAAAGGAGAAAAAAAGCCTTTGCCCTTTATTGAAGATGCCGGTATACCGGTAGCAGTACTGCCCGAGTATATTGACAAAGTACTGAAGATTTGTGAAAAACATCATACCCAAGTGGCTATGTATGCGCATGCCAGTGTGGGTGTAATTCACGTCAGGCCCATACTGGATCTGAGGCAGGAGCAGGATATAGAAAACCTGAAAAATATTGCCAACGAAACTTTTGAACTGGTGGTCAGCTATGGCGGCTCATGGAGTGGTGAGCATGGAGACGGATTGGTAAGAAGCGCCTTTAACGAGCACTTTTTTGGTGAGCAGCTCTATCAGGCGTTCAGGGAGATAAAAAAATTATTTGATCCGGAAAATGTCATGAACCCCGGCAAGATTGTAGAGGCCCAGACCATAGAGCATAACCTTCGCTACGGCACAAAATACGCTGATCAGCCCGTAAAGACTGAATTTCAATACCGCTTTGAGAACAGCTTCAGAGAGGCGGTACATATGTGTACGGGTGTGGGCGAATGCCGTAAGATGCTGGGAGGCACCATGTGTCCCAGTTTTAAAGCCACCCGAGACGAAGAACACTCTACCCGGGGCAGGGCCAATGCCATGCGCCTGGCGATGTCCGGCCAACTGGACCAGGAAGGGCTGGGCAGTAAACGTCTGCACCAGGTGCTGGATCTGTGTCTGTCCTGTAAAGCCTGCAAGTCAGAATGTCCCTCCAATGTGGATATGGCAAAAATGAAAAGCGATGTGACCCAAATTTACTACGATGAACATGGGATTAGCTTACGCGATCGCCTGATCAGGGACTCTTCCAAAGCAGCGGCGCTTTTGTCAGGGACACTCTCCAAAGGTGTAAATACGATCCAGCAATCGGCTGTGTTCAGGTCTGCCATGCAAAGCCTGGCTGGTTTTGACAAGCGGAGAAGCTTACCCAAATATGCCCAAGAACCTTTTTACAAGTGGTTTGAAAAGAATAACCATAAAGACAAGCGCAGTAGTAGTAAAAAGGTTGTACTGTTTGCTGATACATACCTTAATTTTCATGAACCACAGATCGGGATTTCCGCTCTGGAATTGCTCAACTCCTGCGGCTATGAAGTGATACTCGCCAATGTCGGTTGCTGCCAGCGGCCCAAAATCTCTCATGGCTTTCTAAGAGATGCCAAAAAGGAAGGTGCCGAAACTGTTAAAAAGCTGAAGCCTTACCTGGACCAGGGTTTAAACATAGTGGTATGCGAACCCAGCTGTGCCTCTGCCCTCAATGATGATCTGCCCGACCTGCTGGAGGATGAAGCCCTGGCTAAGCAACTCAAAACACAGGTGATGATGATTGATGTGTTTTTGGCCAAAGAAATCGCCTCAGGAAACCTAAAGGTAAATTTTGAAGCTGTAGCCGGGGATATGCTCATTCACGGACACTGCCATCAGAAAGCGCTTTACAGTACCAAAGCCATGAAATCCATTTGCGAACATACAGGGCAAAAAGTAGGCGAAATACCTTCGGGCTGCTGTGGTATGGCGGGTTCTTTTGGCTACGAAAAAGAACATTATGACATATCTGAAAAAATCGGGGAGAGCATCCTTTTTCCCGCGGTAAGGGCTATGGAGGAAGGTAGCACGCTGGTAGCCAATGGATTTAGCTGTCGTCATCAGATTGAACATTTTACCGGTGTAAAGCCCAAACATTGGGTAGAGGTGATCAGGGCTGTTTCTCCCTCAGAGGAGGCAGAAAATTCAGAGAGTTAA